GGTTCCTAAGCTTAGAAAGCACCCAACTATGAAGCATAGAGAGGTATATGACTGGTTTGTCAGGAAGTGCAACGTTAAGCTTAATAGGACCTGCATTACTAGGGCCTTAAAGGCAGTACGGAAAGTAGTGGAAGGAGATGAAGTTGAACAATATGCACTTATCTAGGATTATGCTAACCAACTGTGGACCACCAACCCAGGTTCAACAGTTCAAGTTGGTGTTATTCCCATGCCTGAGAGTCCTCCACAATTTCAAAGGTTCTATGTATGTCTGGAGGCGTgtaagaaaggattcaaggccgGGTGTAGACCGTTGATTGGCCTGGATGGAGCCTTTCTGAAGAGCTTGCATGGAGGGTAGCTGCTAACTGCTTGTGGCCAGGACGCCAACAATCACGTGTTCGTGATTGCTTATGCATTTGTGGATGTGGAGAACAGAGATAACTGGCACTGATTTCTTGAGATGCTGCAAAATGATATTGGTGACTACAGGAAAAATGGATGGGCCTTCATTTCGGATATGCAGAAGGTAAGGACCTTTTTGCTTCACGAAATGaattttaaagactaaattGATTTAATGAATATCTATTTGGACTTGTTTGATTTAATGAAATATCAATTTGGACTTGTTTGATTTAATGAAATATCAATTAAGGACTGATTCAATGCAAAATCTTGTCGATGTAAAATGTTTTTGTAGGGATTAATCCCAGCCATGCAGGAAGTGATGCCAAGAATTCACCATAGATTTTGCGTCTGGCATCTGTGGAGGAATTTTTTCAAACAATGGGGGAGTATACAACTGAAGGAGCTGGTGTGGGAATGTGCTAGATCCAGGACTGTTAGTGAATTTGAAAGAAACATGAAGAGGGTGAAGGTGTTAAATGAACGAGCATGGGCTTATCTGGATAAGTGGCCGACAAAGAACAAATATGAGAGAGGATCTGGGTCCAAGACGAGAATGAAGAGAAAATATAACCCCTTCCGATGCATGTTCTGTGGTGAGGTTGGACACAACAAGAGAacatgaaaaaagaagaaacaggCTGATGCTGAAGAAGAAGCACGTTTAATGCAGCTGCAACTGACATTAACTAAACCTAACACAAATGCACCAAATGAGCTCCCAACTAATGCTACTGGTGCTACTCCAGATAATCCTGTCCCATTGTCTATTTCTCCACCACCACAGCGATCGAATGCAGCCACTGAATCAATAGCAGTTTGATTAactactttaatttcaatttcatgttACTACATCTGTCTAGTTTCTCTATTCATGTGTTTACTTCACATGTCATGCAAGCTAAGGTGAGGGGAAGACCACAAAAGCTTCAAGTTTGTAAGGGAAAAGGGAAAAGAGCTGCCTCTCCCCAACTTGCtccaccaacaacaacaacaactccaaTTTCTGCTGGAACAATCAAAAGATCTAGTGTTGCGACAACTAAGAAGCTTACAAGTTTTATGACCTTCGTCCCAACTCCAGGGTTCAAACGGCCAAGGAAGAAAGCGACGCCATCTGAAGCACATGAATCAGAACATATGcaacttttttttgttggttttagGCTATAGACTAGGAAACATATGTTTGTGTTAAACACTATATAGTCTGAATTTTTTGTAAGGCCTCTATTTTGGGTGCATGTTATGCCTTGGTATGAAGTGTTTCTGTTGAATCACTTTTAGGAACTCTACTACCTTTGGTGTTGACATTTTATATTAAGAAATTTAAGAAACTTTATTATCTTGTTATCTGGTTTGTCATTTGCTTCTCTACATATTATCTTTTCATCACAGGTGTATTCAAAATCCAAATTGTCATTTATAAACTCTAGTTTCAGATTACAATAATTTAGCCAGGGTACTGGAAACAACGAAACCAGTGAAGCACATTAACATTCTATATACTCTGACTTTTGCTTCTAAACTACCTATTCTCCATGCTAACTTAACCTTCCAATCTTCATAATCAATGTCCAGTTATCCTTCAATTTCTAGGATACCCCTGGAACCTTCTACAACAGCTACATTTTCATTCTCTTTCACCCATTTAAAAAATTGCAATGGTTCCCTTTCTGAAAATATTGAACAACAGTGTAAACCCCAGAACAAGAGTAAAAGCCAACATGATGGTATCATTCATACAAAATTAAACTCACCCGTCATCCGATATCTTGCACAAGTATGAAACAACCGATTTGGATTCTTTGATGTCCCAGATTTCTTAATCAAAGTTTTTAAACCgtagaaacatgttttctcatggTTTTGTCTTCTTCTTCGCATGGATGAACTCGACGTATAACTACTGTGTGGGTGCGACGGAAACCCACCACTGGACCCTCCACTTCCGCTTCCCATCATGGCGCTGAGATCAACTTCCTCCTACAAGAACAGCACTTGGGTCTGCGACAACGCTCAAGCAAGGCAATCGTGTTATTCGAAGGTTGGGAATTaggattttttaatttgacactTAGGGACCAAATTGATGCAACACCTTAAACATATCTCGTCAGCAATATACACACCATGCCAGGTAGGGGTGGCAAGTAAggaagcccgccccgccccACCCCGTCCCATGGCGGGCTGGTCCGCCCCGCTCCACTTAGTGAGGCGGTTCCAAatattaaagtctttgtaattataaatattgttcccaaagcaaaataaacataattataaatattgtctctaaaacaaaataaatataatctaaaacactcaattttcattttcattctcttgtaagttgggttggaGGAAGTTGggttttggcaaaaaaaaattgtaaaaatacccCTTGCCAAAAAAATACTAAGCCCGGCGGGAAAGCCCGCCCCGCCCCACCAAAGCCCGCGGTTTAAACGGTACGGATTAAGCGGActtttgctatttggcggtCATAATTTTCCAGCCAAGcccgccttttttggcgggttacgcAGGTCGGTCCGACGGGTTTAGGCCTGTTTGCCACCCCTAATGCCAGGTGTTAGGGTGGCCAGCCAAGTCACAGTCCACGTCAGCAGATTTCTAACGGCGACGTCACTCAATTGACAGAAGGACGAATGtgatttaaattaattctttcgaggactaatttgattaaaaaaattattcggaAACAAAAATGAAGATCGCGTGATCTTTCACAGACGAATTTGAATATTAACCCAATTAAAATTGATCAGAGATTCAAATGTTCaactaaaaatttatcaaaaacaaATTATCTTAGTACAAGtagtaaaatataaatgaatatCGATGTAAacttatattaaattaataataatacattaatATTAAAATCTCGTATATTAAACTAACCCacgtcaccaaaaaaaaaactaacccACTAAAACCATTAcgacatattttttatataactttttatatattagaaccttgaaatttgaaaaaataaaaaagggttcTTTGTTTTGCTTGGGTAGATACACTAACTAGGTGTGTAAACTTGGTTTTAAAATAAGATGCTTCATGTTTGATTGTCCTCTACTATATATAGGTAGAATCAAAAGTATGTTTAAAGTCTTAACATTCTTCCTCCAGattgtgcattaaatttttctttcaaaaaacatGCAAAACTTAACATactttaaaaagaatttaataatttatttataaagtaTGATAACATgctttataaattttgaaaatatataatttattaaattacatATGCACATACAAAAAATCAATCACCATGGATTTAGATATAAATACATGCattgtttaactcatttttaatgtatattttgtatttcaacaTGTATTTTCTATAAAAGACTAGTTTAATGACTATATTTTAGTGCATATGTAGTAGCAtggttgataaaataattagcAACACTTAATTATTAAGATAATCACATgatttaattacaaaaacaacaacaacaacaaaacctTGTCCCATTAGATGGAGTCGGCTACATGAATTAAATGGCGCCATCGGCTACAtgatttaattacaaatttgacaaaatttaattatttcagaGTGttgaccaaaaaaataaaataaaaacaaaattagagAGTAAACATAATACTATACTCTTTCCTCAAAATACAAGAATTTTGATTGAGTAAATGACTGTATAACACATTACGTGTATAGTAATTAAACTCAAGCAATTGAAGAAACAATTGAATAAAGGAATTAGTCTCATCAATACATTTATGTCCTAGAAGTGCAAAGCAATGCTATATCACAACTTGAATGTGAGATCCTTAAACCTTTTTATTTAGTTACAACATTATTGTTCTCAGCCCTCAGAGCTGAGAGGAATACTAATTATGATCCAACGTACTATAAgtaatatatgtataatatataaaaactcAGTAGTTTGTATACAACTGTTGTATCTACCAAGCGTCAATTTTCAACAAGGATTAATCTATGGCTGGATAATTTGAGCTTCAGTGCAGCAACAATACAAGCTTGGACTTTCATGATCCAGAAACTAAGTCACTTATGGAAGTCAAAGGTGAACTGTAACCATGCACTACAGAATCTCTCCAGAAAGCCATTCCTATCACAATTCacaaggaagaaaataaaataaaataaaagaaaatcaatctccacaaaatattgtatttttggTATAATGCTACTAGTCTATTTATTGAgaggaaaaaaaatactatgtttaaattttctagAATCACATTTTTGTAGAATGCAAATGACTACAATTGCAATATGGAGATGGGATACCTATAATATCTGAGTTATGAATCATATCAATGTATTATTATGAGTGTGTGACTGTGTTTCAGTGTGTTTGTGTGTTATCATTAGGGCCAGGAGAGTAATTAACCTATCCATGAAACCAAACCAGCAGTAGCTGCCAAGAAGAATTCCTTGCTGATAATGTTTGACCTGAAAAGAAAGCGCAATATTAGTTTATAATTGTTGctgaagaaaacacacaaatgCAGGGGAAAAGTGAGCATAGATTAGCTTACAAGTATAGGCATGCAATGTTCCCGTATCCGTAAAAAAAGGTAGCCCAAGCTGAACCAGTGAACCTACAATTACAGTTCATTTTAACCAATGAAGAGCCGACTTTATATGTAGAAGTAGctacaaaaaaaatacacaacaCCAAAATTGAAGCAAGAACAACACGAAGGCAATGGTGGAAGATCAAGAAACTATAGGTGGGCCATGTGCATGTCAACGGGAGCagagtaaataaaagtgctGTTAATTATAGTATAACCATGAAAAACTGGATTTAGAATTCCATGCATCAACAAGTCACTTTGCTTTCTACTATGAAAAGTAGCAACCTGTACCCTATTACCTTAGAGTACAAACAATGTAATGATATGTGCTATTTGGTCAAGGGCTCAATGATAAAACTGTTCTAAAATGTCATGTATGTAAATATGGTGTTCCGATGAAATGTACATGTCAGGAGAAAACAGAGAATTACCACATGAGATCACGGATTAAGAGTGCACGTGGGAGCATAAGTCCATTCCCAATCATAGCTAGCAACATAGAAATTGCTGACAAGCCTTTCATGTTCTCGGGATTGAGATAATTTGTCCACTAGAGAACAAGAAAAGTCACAAAGGTCATAAATACAAGAATCAAACTGCTCCTTGTAAATATTTCTCGTATATAACATTTACCATTTGGGAAACCGGCATCCACATGAAAAGTAATGTAGCTGTCCATCCAGATATTCCTCCAACAAATTTGACACCTTGCTCAGAAAGTTTTCCACTTCTTGCCTGCAAATCTTAAAAACTATGCATTTAACATGACAATGGAAGTAAAAGCCTATACTACTAAATTATGCATTTCTTAGTTTCAGTTGATAGATAATATGACGTTTAAATGTAACGATATGGATCCCATTTCTGTGAATACCCTATTCTGCATGAATTGGTGAAATAAGTGCATAATCATGAGTTGCTTTCATTTTAAGGCATGTTGTTGCAAAAACCTTCTTTTTTTATGTTACTTAATCATAAGAGTTTCAAGCGAACTAGAAAATAATGTTTACAAGGTACAGCAGATCAAGATATAAGCACTAGGGGCAGTAGATGGCATACTCATCCAACCTGGACTAAGTTGAGAGTTAAGACATAATCAAACAGAAAACAAAGGATATAAGAAGATTACCATGGTAACAGCCAAGACAGCTATCACAAAAGAAATTGCCCCGGGCAAGATGCTGTTAGGTATATAGGGGACAAATGTTGACCACATTATCTGTATCCAGATTATAAATTAGACAACGTAATATGAGAGGCAAAAGGATATAAAGATGTTATCTGCCAGTGTGCACCAATGCACGCAAGATGAGATGATACTAACATACATAAGCAGTTGTTACTGAATTAATGTGATTATGTTGTACTACtacttaacaaaattaaataaaattgatacAATTCTCTGATTTATATTGAGGGGGTAAAAGGAAAGTATTACCTGGGGAAGCACAGATAAACCCCCAATAGTAATGAAATCTTCCCACAATCGAAAGATTCCGGCATTTAGCAAACCAAAGTAATTCATGAAATTCAGGAAAAGACCAGACACCACAACAACTGAAGTCGCCAAAAAGTACGGCAAAGGCATAGCTTCTGCCAATGCCAGCTGAGCAAGGACCACAAATGTTGAAACGACACCCAGTGTCTGCACTACCATTGCTCCCTGTTCTCTcttcttggcaaagtatgaaaGTAGTGACAAGTTTCCAAGCAAACTAGTAAGCATTCCCTACATTGACACCCTTATTGTGTAAGATCAATTTCACATTGAGGTAATTAAACGAAGAACAGGAACAACTGAATAAAGACAATCGGAATCTATAAATTCTGAAACTTTACAATTCTATAGCATAATTTGAAACAATGGTTAAAACTTGAATATTTCAGCCAAGCGAAGAGAATTCACACAAGCTTTGGAAACAACTACTCTAGTTTAATGAAGTAAAACATGATTACACTCAATTATTCAGTTAAAAAAATGTACTCAGATGTGaacaaaaatagcaaaaaagaagaagggggtAAATCACACTCACCTATCTTAATATACACACAACACCCTTCTATTTCCAAAAATACACACTAATCTCCCCTGAGATTTAAACATAACACTGACTCTCTATAAGGAAGGTACATGTAGGCATGACAAATTAACGTGCAAAATGTGTTATATCATCTACCCTCAAGGAGGAATGTGTAAATCacacaaaatataataattcaacaagaaaaattacggagtaaaaatttgataattaaaatttttaggacTAAAGCGTTCGACTAGAATTTCCTTAGGACTGATTCCGGGGATCAATTGGGATTTATTTAAGGGATTACAAAACTTGAGGCAGCACCCTACCAGCCACGGGACAGCCATGAGAGCAGTATTATTTCCAGCTGCAAGATTTCGAGCATTGAGTATAATCTGTGGCATTTGCAGTAACAAAAAAGGAATATTGGCAGCTCCAGAGAATTTTGCTGTAAGAGAATCCCATTGCTGGTAGCTTTCATTTCTCCCAAAGTTAACTGATCCCTTCAAACAATGCACAAAGTTAATCCCAAAAGAGAACACCACTGTAATatgataaatcaaaataaaactgCAAACAAGGTTAAAACTTGTATCCAA
The genomic region above belongs to Arachis duranensis cultivar V14167 chromosome 3, aradu.V14167.gnm2.J7QH, whole genome shotgun sequence and contains:
- the LOC107477393 gene encoding maltose excess protein 1-like, chloroplastic isoform X1, producing MAHQSCVVSHPPPYAPLRHHQSQHHNRNNNNNKNNLVQFKYPTLLLPRTHHHNASASASNLFGFPRLRRPNISLNALDSDAPDPHHQGSVNFGRNESYQQWDSLTAKFSGAANIPFLLLQMPQIILNARNLAAGNNTALMAVPWLGMLTSLLGNLSLLSYFAKKREQGAMVVQTLGVVSTFVVLAQLALAEAMPLPYFLATSVVVVSGLFLNFMNYFGLLNAGIFRLWEDFITIGGLSVLPQIMWSTFVPYIPNSILPGAISFVIAVLAVTMARSGKLSEQGVKFVGGISGWTATLLFMWMPVSQMWTNYLNPENMKGLSAISMLLAMIGNGLMLPRALLIRDLMWFTGSAWATFFYGYGNIACLYLSNIISKEFFLAATAGLVSWIGMAFWRDSVVHGYSSPLTSISDLVSGS
- the LOC107477393 gene encoding maltose excess protein 1-like, chloroplastic isoform X2; amino-acid sequence: MPQIILNARNLAAGNNTALMAVPWLGMLTSLLGNLSLLSYFAKKREQGAMVVQTLGVVSTFVVLAQLALAEAMPLPYFLATSVVVVSGLFLNFMNYFGLLNAGIFRLWEDFITIGGLSVLPQIMWSTFVPYIPNSILPGAISFVIAVLAVTMARSGKLSEQGVKFVGGISGWTATLLFMWMPVSQMWTNYLNPENMKGLSAISMLLAMIGNGLMLPRALLIRDLMWFTGSAWATFFYGYGNIACLYLSNIISKEFFLAATAGLVSWIGMAFWRDSVVHGYSSPLTSISDLVSGS